tagcaaagctctTTGTAGGGGGAGATGCAGGCAAACCTTAACATAAGAAAGAATCTACAAGCGTATTGATGTAAGTGTCTAACTTTATTAAATGAAACTTATACAGACTAATGAGTAGACATTATTGCAACACATCTCAAAAGTGAAGAAAGCATAACAAACATATTGAGTTTGATTTTACTGGATATGGTACTCATTATTATACTAGGTCAATGCTAGTGGTGGCAAAGTAGGCAAGTTGGGTGggtttgggtaatgggtcaaGATGAGTTTGAGTTAGGATGGGTTTAGGTTATGATAGGTTTGGCCCAAATATAACAGTATTTTGTACAACTATGTGGCTGGTTATATCTTCTCGCTAGTGCTGTGTGTATTTAATCTGTTGATACTTGTTATTACAACCAAAAATTACTTGCAGAAACTATACAAACCAACTATGAGGTCCCTGTGTCGGGCCTCCAGAGCAATGCTCACAAACCGTTTGGGTAAAGATgagataaaaaaattaaaaaagataaactaaaataataaaaataataaaatattaaaatataaaaattaatagGAAAGAGATGGATCGTAACCGTATACATGTTATGGCAAATGGTCGAAATTGGTGCATGGAAAACGATTCTACAGATACCAAGAGCTCGGGCAACATGCTTTCGGTGAAAAGCTAGGTCTGTACATTGTGGTTCCACAGCAATTGGTTGTAGAAGGGAGTCTATACATTATTTTTAAGTATATTAGACATGTAACTTCCATTATACGACTGATTGACCATTTGTGTCTTTTCTGTAAACATCCATTACTGATCCactgatgcgggcccaagtgtagaagagcgggccatcttgtatttggagaCCCAAGATCGCGTAACAAAaagggcttcactaaaatggctctaacttggctacgggggtccgttttgggcgtgtgACCAGGCGAATCGaacgggagaacgagctctatcttgctgcaaacgGCCTATGGCGGTTTGGGTCATTGTCCAGGCCGAAAAAatgcttatttctattagtttttttccatttttatgttttttcaagtattttgggcattttgtttttgggcttgtgtttggcccgttgtcttttttaaGCCCATTTCGAATTTATGTTCCTATTTATATGCTGCCCTAGTGAAATGAAagatcagacttgaattttgagaaaactgattttcacttcaaattttgtgccctttgggttgaattttggggttggggaagaactacacaggtattcgtagaatcaacgtgtttgatcttcgttTATCGTACCACGCactacatcagttggtatcagagccgaattcctggctcaaaatgcctccgaggagaaacaacaacaggcctctCGATGAAGTGTATGAACGAGAGTTGGAGCAGCGACTTATGGCGAGAGTGGATGAGCGGTTGGATCAAGTGGTCGATCAGTTGACTGACCGGATGGCCGACTTGATCAATCGTAGGAGGCAGAGACCCAATGACGGGTATGGTTCTGAACTTAGTAACCCATTTGGTGATGATTCGACTTCCGAAGACGAACGGGAGGGGCAACCAAGGGGTGAACGTGGAGGGGGTAACAGGcgttgggattctgggataagaGTTGATATTCCGGAATTTGATGGGTCTAGTTTGAATCCGGAGGGGTTCATCGATTGGTTGGCTACCGTGGAGGAGGTGTTCGAATACAAGGAGGTGCCTGAAAATAAGCGGGTGGCCTTGATCGCTACCAGGTTACGTGGTAGGGCCTCTGCGTGGTGGCAACAATTGAAATTAACACGAAACAGGCTCGGGAAGTCAAGGATCGTGACATGGACCAAGATGAAGAAATGCTTGCGGTGCAACTTTTTGCCTCATAACTTTCAAAGGTTGATGTACCAGCGTCTGCAGAATTTAAAACAGGGGGCTAAATCGGTTGATGATTATACAACGGAGTTTTACCAGTTGATTGCGAGGAATGATATTCAAGAACCGGAGGAGCAACTTGTTTCTCGGTATATTGGGGGTCTAAGGGTTCAAATCATGGAGTCCGTGAATCTTTTTGATCCGTTAACCATTCCTGAGGCACACCAACGGGCGTTGGCCTTTGAGAAGCAAAACCGTCGGGTGGGCGGTTCATTTACCCCCGCTGGGGGAAACGTTGGGTCAGGCAGTGGGGCACCTCGTGGTGGGCCTAGTCAACAGAAGCCGGGGTAGCAATACTGGGCCTACTTCTAAGGGGGCTAGTAGTAGTGGTCCaagatgtttcaattgtggtgagacGGGCTATCGTCAAGCGTAGTGTAAAAAGGCTGGCAAAAGACACTTGTTTGCTGAGTCTGAGGATGAACAATATGAAGAGTATGAAAACAATCCAGTGTACGATGAAGAAACTGAGTACGAAGAAGAGGTTGTGACCGGTGATGTTGGGGTGAACTTGGTGGTTAGACGTTCTTGCTATACACCAAAGGCAGATGGAGATGACTGGCTTAAGCATAACATCTTCCACTCAACATGTACTATTTTGGTAAAGGTTTGCACGTTTGTCATTGACTCGGGGAGTTGTGACAATTTGATTTCTGAAGAGGCGGTTCAAAAGTTGGCCTTGAAGACGGAGAGTCACCCGAAACCTTATAAGCTTCAATGGCTTAAAAAGGGAGGTGAAGTGACGGTATCTAAGAGGGCACTTGTTTCAATTTCCATTGGGCAGACCTTGGGAGTACGAGCGTAATATAGAACATAATGGGCGGGCCAATACTTATAGCTTTCTGTTTGGTGGTGTGAAGATCACTCTTGTTCCTAGCAAGCCTAAGCAGTTAGCCACAAAACAGTCGGGTACTCTGTTGACCATTAGTCAGTTCCAGGATGAGTTGGAGGAAGCAGACAATGTTTTTATTCTGATTGGGAAGCCGGTGCCCGAGGAAGTCGAAATTCCTGATTGTATGGTTCCGTTGTttgaggagtttgttgatgttttcccagATGATTTACCTGCTGGGTTACCACCCCTACGAGACATCCAACATCACATTGATTTGGAACCGGGGTCCCAACTACCCAATAAGCCCCATTACAGGATGAGCCCAAAAGAACATGAGGAATTACGTCGGCAGGTTGAAGACTTAATTTCTAAAGGTTATGTTCGGGAAAGCATGAGTCCTTGTGTTGTTCCTGCTCTGTTGACTCCAAAGAAGGATGGGACATGGCGTATGTGTGTTGACAGTCGTGCAGTCAACAATATCACTGTAAGGTACCGATTTCCGATTCCCCGACTTGATGATTTACTTGATCAAATTAGCGGTGCCACTATTTTCACGAAACTAGACTTGAAGAGCGGGTATTACCAGATCTGACTCAGGCCTGGGGATGAGTGGAAAACCGCCTTCAAGACTCGTGAGGGGTTGTATGAAtggttagtgatgccttttggcttATCCAATGCCCCTAGTACGTTTATGCGGGTCATGAACCAGTTGTTTAGGCCCTTTATTGGCAAGTTTGTGGTGGTttattttgatgatgttcttattTATAGCCCTAATTTTGATGAGCATGTGAAGCATGTACAGCAGGTTTTGACCTTGCTCCGAAGGGATAACTTGTATGCAGCCAAAAAGAAGTGTGTCTTTATGGTCCCTAAGGTCCTGTTTTTGGGGTATGTTGTTTCTGGTGACGGAATACAGGTGGATGAATCAAAGGTAGCGGCTGTTAAGCAGTGGCCAACCCCCACTACAATAACTGAAGTACGTAGCTTCCATGGTCTTGCTTCATTTTATAGACGGTTCATTCGAAATTTC
This is a stretch of genomic DNA from Helianthus annuus cultivar XRQ/B chromosome 16, HanXRQr2.0-SUNRISE, whole genome shotgun sequence. It encodes these proteins:
- the LOC110919773 gene encoding uncharacterized protein LOC110919773 translates to MARVDERLDQVVDQLTDRMADLINRRRQRPNDGYGSELSNPFGDDSTSEDEREGQPRGERGGGNRRWDSGIRVDIPEFDGSSLNPEGFIDWLATVEEVFEYKEVPENKRVALIATRLRGRASAWWQQLKLTRNRLGKSRIVTWTKMKKCLRCNFLPHNFQRLMYQRLQNLKQGAKSVDDYTTEFYQLIARNDIQEPEEQLVSRYIGGLRVQIMESVNLFDPLTIPEAHQRALAFEKQNRRCKKAGKRHLFAESEDEQYEEYENNPVYDEETEYEEEVVTGDVGVNLVVRRSCYTPKADGDDWLKHNIFHSTCTILVKVCTFVIDSGSCDNLISEEAVQKLALKTESHPKPYKLQWLKKGGEVTITLVPSKPKQLATKQSGTLLTISQFQDELEEADNVFILIGKPVPEEVEIPDCMVPLFEEFVDVFPDDLPAGLPPLRDIQHHIDLEPGSQLPNKPHYRMSPKEHEELRRQVEDLISKGYVRESMSPCVVPALLTPKKDGTWRMCVDSRAVNNITVRYRFPIPRLDDLLDQISGATIFTKLDLKSGYYQI